One Thermicanus aegyptius DSM 12793 DNA segment encodes these proteins:
- a CDS encoding acetyl-CoA hydrolase/transferase family protein — translation MLWEEYRRKAVSAEEAVKAVRSGDWVEMGFVANIPRLLDEALAARKEELKEVNLRGGMLLAPLKTIESDPTGMHFRWNSWHMGRMERRYYEVGLAYYIPMKFSEVPRYLRENLRTDVVMIQAAPMDEHGYFNLGVTISHYAAAVEMARTVIVEVNEEMPVVHGGYDHAIHLSQVDYIVEGGRLEIPQIPPAVPTDVDRRIAEFLLPEIRDGACIQLGIGGIPQALGRMIAESDLKDLGVHTEMLTDAFVEMVESGRVTNRRKQIDRGRMAFTFAAGTEKIYHFIHENPMVAAYPVDYTNEPRIASANDNLIAINGSLEMDLFGQVTSETAGVRMISGSGGQLDFVEAAYLSKNGKSFLCLPSTYIDANGHLHSRIKPVLTPGSVVTDPRASVHYIVTEYGKVNMKGLSTWQRAEALIGIAHPDFREELIKEAERLRIWRRNEKR, via the coding sequence ATGCTGTGGGAGGAATATCGGAGAAAGGCGGTTTCCGCAGAAGAGGCGGTGAAGGCGGTTAGAAGCGGTGATTGGGTTGAAATGGGATTTGTCGCCAATATTCCCCGCCTATTGGATGAGGCGTTGGCCGCAAGAAAAGAGGAATTGAAGGAGGTAAACCTGAGGGGAGGGATGCTCCTCGCCCCACTGAAAACCATCGAATCTGACCCAACCGGAATGCATTTCCGATGGAACAGCTGGCACATGGGCCGGATGGAGCGCAGATATTATGAAGTAGGCCTTGCCTATTATATCCCGATGAAATTTTCCGAAGTTCCCAGGTATCTCCGGGAAAATCTCCGAACCGATGTGGTCATGATCCAGGCGGCCCCCATGGATGAACATGGCTATTTTAATTTAGGGGTAACCATTTCCCACTATGCCGCTGCCGTGGAGATGGCTCGAACGGTGATTGTGGAGGTGAATGAGGAGATGCCCGTGGTGCATGGGGGGTATGATCACGCCATTCACCTCTCCCAGGTTGATTATATCGTGGAGGGGGGGAGATTAGAAATTCCTCAAATTCCGCCCGCTGTTCCTACCGATGTTGATCGCAGGATTGCGGAGTTCCTCCTCCCTGAAATCAGGGATGGCGCCTGCATCCAATTGGGAATCGGCGGCATTCCCCAAGCCCTCGGAAGGATGATTGCCGAGTCCGACTTAAAGGATCTGGGTGTGCATACGGAGATGCTCACGGACGCTTTTGTAGAGATGGTGGAGTCGGGGAGGGTGACGAACCGGCGGAAGCAGATCGACCGGGGGAGAATGGCCTTTACCTTTGCTGCCGGAACGGAGAAGATTTATCACTTTATCCATGAGAATCCCATGGTGGCCGCCTACCCTGTCGATTACACCAATGAGCCACGCATCGCCTCGGCAAATGATAACCTGATCGCGATAAACGGCAGCCTGGAAATGGACCTCTTCGGCCAAGTGACCTCGGAGACGGCGGGGGTGAGGATGATCAGCGGCTCCGGCGGCCAGCTCGATTTCGTCGAGGCTGCCTATCTTTCAAAGAATGGGAAGAGTTTCCTCTGTCTCCCTTCTACTTACATCGATGCGAACGGTCATCTCCATTCCCGCATCAAACCGGTTCTAACTCCAGGATCCGTCGTTACAGATCCCCGCGCCTCGGTTCATTATATCGTGACCGAATATGGGAAAGTGAATATGAAAGGATTATCCACCTGGCAGCGGGCAGAAGCTTTGATCGGGATCGCCCATCCCGATTTCCGGGAGGAACTGATCAAGGAGGCGGAGAGGTTAAGGATTTGGCGGAGAAATGAGAAGAGGTAG
- the cas6 gene encoding type I-MYXAN CRISPR-associated protein Cas6/Cmx6 — translation MELMSHVPLVRIRFPVLGSEVPIDHYEALYASLSRNNSQFHQLEGLSVSPITGGESAGEVLRLTKDSCLYFQMPYESLNHLVQLAGKRLQIGDKLIRLGVPHLIPLNPHPRLYSRFVTIKNALTEEVMRSKVQEQLLNMDITLSEEKIQVLRRRVITIHDRKIVGFGILLEGLDDEASIKVQLLGVGGRRRYSSGFFLPVKGDHWDE, via the coding sequence ATGGAATTGATGTCCCACGTTCCACTTGTTCGTATCCGATTTCCGGTGTTAGGGAGTGAGGTGCCCATCGACCACTATGAAGCCCTTTACGCGAGTTTATCCCGAAATAATTCACAATTCCATCAGTTGGAAGGACTTTCAGTCTCCCCGATTACTGGCGGTGAATCGGCAGGGGAGGTTCTTCGCCTCACCAAGGATTCTTGCCTTTATTTCCAGATGCCATATGAGAGTTTAAACCATCTTGTTCAGCTGGCAGGGAAAAGACTTCAAATTGGGGATAAATTAATTCGTCTTGGAGTTCCTCATCTAATACCGTTGAATCCGCACCCCCGTCTCTATTCCAGATTTGTCACAATTAAAAACGCATTAACGGAAGAAGTTATGCGTTCAAAAGTTCAAGAACAACTCCTCAACATGGATATTACTCTAAGCGAAGAGAAGATTCAAGTTCTGAGACGCAGAGTAATTACGATTCATGATCGAAAAATTGTGGGTTTTGGGATCTTGTTGGAAGGATTAGATGATGAAGCATCCATAAAGGTGCAATTGCTGGGCGTTGGGGGACGACGCAGATATTCATCCGGGTTCTTTTTACCGGTAAAAGGAGATCATTGGGATGAATAG
- a CDS encoding YojF family protein → MEPIVKEKVQSILERFVHQEAYLHLETTNGAYAAHHRGGLNAGAYIRNGRIHVERAIIAGNGPYRVGLKISQGWVYAEGLTDWEVDQKGRLLLAGHDQEGHLAVAMELSRHPFE, encoded by the coding sequence ATGGAACCGATCGTAAAAGAAAAGGTACAATCTATCCTTGAGCGTTTTGTCCATCAGGAGGCATATCTCCATCTGGAGACGACGAATGGCGCCTACGCCGCCCATCATCGCGGGGGCTTGAATGCAGGGGCGTATATCCGCAACGGCCGAATTCATGTGGAAAGGGCAATCATCGCAGGAAACGGCCCTTATCGGGTAGGGCTTAAGATCTCTCAAGGTTGGGTCTATGCGGAAGGATTGACCGATTGGGAAGTAGACCAGAAAGGCCGACTCCTGTTGGCCGGGCATGATCAGGAAGGCCACTTGGCGGTAGCGATGGAATTAAGCCGCCATCCATTCGAATGA
- the gltX gene encoding glutamate--tRNA ligase encodes MEGKKVRVRFAPSPTGALHIGGARTAYFNWLFARKTGGRFILRIDDTDKSRSTEESYRKILEGLRWLGLNWDEGPEVGGPFGPYRQSERQSFYEKEFNRLLSEDKIYPCFCTPEQLEEDRKEAIAKGEAPRYAGRCARLTKEEQRERLARGEPHVYRLRSPKEGTTIVHDLVRGDVIFDNREIDDFIIWKANGTPTYHFASCIDDALMEITHIIRAEEHLSNTPRHIALFHALGAPVPHFAHVPMILAPDRSKLSKRHGATSVEEYREAGILPEALINYLLLLGFTPANGEEILSREEAVSSFELEKVTKHSAIYDIKKLEWFNAQYLHHMPETELMERVWPKLEERGWAQADPTPEKIAWIRRMIRLAQERSNSIDDLVERLTYYFQPIDAYDQKGVKKYFAQENVPDLLERAADALREAEPFLASRIETLYRRLIDTWQIKGGELIHPTRLAISGVTVGPGLFDLMELLGREECQKRMRQAAIRLRNKTEGAGI; translated from the coding sequence ATGGAAGGAAAGAAAGTACGCGTCCGCTTTGCCCCCAGTCCGACAGGGGCTCTACATATCGGCGGGGCAAGGACCGCCTATTTTAATTGGCTATTCGCCCGTAAAACGGGAGGTCGCTTCATTCTGCGCATTGACGATACGGATAAGAGCCGTTCTACCGAGGAGTCCTACCGTAAGATTCTCGAGGGTCTGCGCTGGTTAGGCTTAAATTGGGATGAAGGCCCGGAGGTAGGCGGACCGTTCGGTCCCTATCGCCAATCGGAGAGGCAGTCCTTTTATGAGAAGGAGTTTAATCGACTTCTGTCAGAAGATAAAATATACCCTTGCTTCTGCACGCCGGAGCAGTTGGAGGAGGATCGGAAGGAGGCCATAGCAAAAGGGGAAGCGCCCCGGTATGCGGGACGATGCGCCCGCCTTACCAAGGAGGAGCAAAGGGAGCGGCTGGCTCGGGGGGAGCCACATGTCTATCGCCTCCGTTCCCCGAAAGAAGGGACAACCATCGTCCATGATCTCGTCCGCGGTGACGTCATCTTTGATAATCGGGAGATTGATGATTTCATCATCTGGAAAGCGAACGGAACCCCCACCTACCATTTTGCCAGTTGCATCGATGATGCCTTAATGGAAATCACCCACATCATCAGAGCGGAGGAGCACCTCTCCAATACCCCCCGCCACATCGCTCTCTTCCATGCTTTGGGCGCCCCGGTTCCCCATTTCGCCCATGTGCCCATGATTCTCGCTCCGGACCGGAGTAAGCTGAGCAAACGGCACGGGGCAACGAGCGTGGAGGAGTATCGGGAGGCGGGGATTCTTCCGGAAGCCTTGATCAATTACCTCTTGCTGCTTGGCTTTACCCCCGCGAACGGAGAGGAGATTCTCTCCCGGGAAGAGGCCGTCTCTTCCTTCGAGCTTGAGAAGGTGACGAAGCATTCGGCCATCTATGACATCAAAAAACTGGAGTGGTTTAATGCCCAATATCTTCACCACATGCCGGAGACGGAACTGATGGAAAGGGTCTGGCCTAAGCTCGAAGAAAGGGGATGGGCACAAGCGGATCCCACCCCGGAGAAGATCGCCTGGATCCGGCGGATGATACGCCTCGCCCAAGAAAGGTCGAACTCCATCGATGACCTCGTCGAACGCCTCACCTATTACTTCCAGCCCATCGATGCGTATGATCAGAAAGGGGTGAAAAAATACTTTGCGCAGGAGAATGTTCCGGATCTCCTGGAACGGGCGGCGGATGCCCTTCGTGAGGCGGAGCCCTTTCTGGCAAGCCGCATTGAAACCCTCTACCGCAGGTTGATCGATACCTGGCAGATCAAAGGAGGGGAATTGATCCATCCGACGCGCCTTGCCATAAGCGGCGTCACCGTAGGCCCCGGTCTTTTTGATCTCATGGAACTGCTGGGGCGGGAGGAATGCCAAAAAAGGATGCGGCAAGCTGCAATACGCCTGCGCAATAAGACGGAAGGAGCGGGGATTTAG
- the bshB2 gene encoding bacillithiol biosynthesis deacetylase BshB2, whose amino-acid sequence MAARLNRHLLVVLPHPDDETFGCAGTILLHSRDHIPVTYLCGTKGEMGRNMGKPVFANRETLGKIREKELRDACRVLGIEDLRFLGLRDKTIEFEDPEVIADKIEEVLREIRPFRVLTHYPGQAVHPDHDALGEATIRAIRRLPAEERPEVYAHAITKNREEVLGPPDVVVDIREVVEGKIAAIRAHRSQSEQMFEGLGENAASDPKFRERWGNEVFWRYRF is encoded by the coding sequence ATGGCAGCGAGACTAAACCGACATCTGCTCGTCGTCCTTCCCCATCCCGATGATGAAACCTTCGGATGTGCAGGGACGATTCTTTTACACTCCAGGGATCATATTCCCGTCACCTATCTTTGCGGGACAAAAGGGGAGATGGGCAGGAATATGGGGAAACCTGTCTTTGCCAATCGGGAAACCTTGGGGAAGATCCGGGAGAAGGAGCTTCGGGATGCATGCCGGGTTTTGGGGATCGAAGATCTCCGCTTCCTCGGTTTAAGGGATAAGACCATTGAATTTGAAGATCCGGAAGTGATTGCGGACAAAATTGAAGAAGTACTTCGGGAGATCCGCCCCTTCCGAGTCCTTACCCACTACCCGGGACAGGCGGTTCACCCGGACCACGATGCGTTGGGGGAGGCCACGATTCGGGCAATTCGTCGGCTTCCGGCAGAGGAGCGCCCTGAGGTGTACGCCCATGCCATCACGAAAAATCGGGAAGAGGTCTTGGGCCCGCCGGATGTGGTGGTGGATATCCGCGAGGTGGTGGAGGGGAAGATTGCCGCCATCCGCGCCCATCGTTCCCAATCGGAACAGATGTTTGAAGGATTGGGTGAGAATGCTGCGTCCGATCCGAAGTTCAGGGAGCGCTGGGGAAATGAGGTCTTTTGGAGATACCGATTCTGA